The DNA region CGATCAGTTCATCGAGCGCTGGGGGCTGCAAGGCGCGATCGGGTTCGATGATCACCGCAGACTTCTGGATCTGGAGCTGGACGGCGTAAGCATCTGCACACCGAACGTTGCGCATTACCGCACAACGATCGACGCCCTTACCGCTGGCAAACATGTCATGCTGGAGAAGCCGATGTCCGTTACGCTGGATGAAGCCATTGAGATGGTGCAGACCTCGAAGCGGACGGGCAAAATGCTCAACGTCGGCTTCCAGCCGCGGTATGACCCGAATATGGGAATCATCCGGGACCTGATCCAGAACGGGGAGCTTGGCAAGGTCTACTACGTGGAGACGGGCGGCGGACGCCGGCGCGGCATGCCGGGCGGAACGTTTATCCGCCAGGAAATTGCGGGTGCCGGAGCCATGGCCGATATCGGCTGCTACTCTTTGGATATGGCATTGAATGCGATGGGATATCCGAAGCCGTTGACCGTTTCGGCGTATACATCCAACCATTTCGGTACGAATCCGAAATACCATGCGGAGGCCGGATCGTTTGACGTCGAGGATTTCGGGGTTGCGATGGTGCGCTTTGAAGGGGATCTTGTTCTGAATTTCAAGACATCCTGGGCGATGCATATGGATACGCTGGGCGCCACGATGTTCCTGGGAACGGATGCGGGGATGAAGATAACGCCGGCCGGTACGGGGCCATGGAGCGGTGTATGGGACGGAAGAGTAGGCTCGATCTCGGTATTCCATGACATCCAGGGGCATCACACGGAGAGCCCGATTCCGCTGATCAACCACCAGATTAACGTGTTCGAGGAGAAAATTAAGGATTTCGTGCGTGCGGTCCGCGAAGGTGGTCCCGCGCCGATCCCTGGCGAGCAGGTTCTGCGCAACCAGGCGATTCTGGACGGGATACTGCGTTCCTCCCAGACCAAAAAAGAAGTGGAAATCCATATTCCGAATTTGGATTAGAGTGAGTGAAAGCCGCGCCTTGTGCGCGGCTTTTTTGTCGTAATGGCAGTGATGATGAATCCGGACATCCGTTCTTCATAAATGATCGTTTTGTGCGTTGCTGTCCATACTTCCTAACAGCATGAAATATGAAGCTGAGTTCTTCCATTTTATGCATGAATATGGTATCATTCAGCTGATGCGAACAATCGTTCTGTCAGGTGGTTGAATGAACCATTTTGTATATCCATACCTTTTATCAATAGGGAAGGTGCAGCTGTCCATGAATGAGCGTTATGCCGAGATCGATGAAGTGATCGCATACATACATAAGAACATCTATGAGCCGTTGCCGTTGTCATTATTAGCCAGCTATATCGGATACAGTCCATATCACTTCTCCCGGATCTTCAAGGAACGCATCGGGCTTCCGCCCTTGTATTACGTGTCCTCGCTGCGTCTGGAGAAGGCGAAGGATTTGCTGCTGCATACACATCTGAGCATCCGCGATATCGCGCTCGAGATTGGACAGCAAAGTCTCGGCACCTTTACGACCCGATTTACCGAAAGGGTGGGAGTCTCTCCTTCTACTTTCCGCAATTCCAGGGACGAAGTGGACGAGCGTTTGTTAGCGCTTCAACGATTAAGCGACTGGCGGCAATCCATGCCGGTATTGAATCCCAATGCGACGATTGAAGGCACGGTTCATGCCCAGGCCCCGTTCCAAGGCGTCATTCTGATCGGATTATTTGCGAAGCCGATACCCGAAGGCCTTCCACTCTATGGCACGCTCCTTCCATCGCTGGGTCCCTTCAGATTCACGGATGTTAAACCCGGAACGTATTACTTGATGGCAACCTCCGTTCAATGGGGCATGCAAGCCGTAGATGTTCTTCTTACCCAGTCTACAACGCTCCGCACCCGTTCCAGGGAGCCGATCGTCGTGACACCTTATACTAAGGTTCCTCCATTAGAAGTAACTCTCCACGTTCCCAGATTGGATGATCCTCCGATCCTGATCTCGCTGCCGCTGCTAATGGACCATTTCTTAAAGAAGGTGCCTCTGGCCGTCCGGTAAGCTTTCGGGAATGATTGTTGTTCATTGCAATTTACGTACCCTTTGTCTATTCTCCCGGATCGTATGGGCTGCCTCGCCATTGTGAGCATTAACCCTACACGGTCGTTCGTTGACAATCGGGCCGCGAATCACGATACTTAAATGAGGGCGTCAGTATTCTTTGAGCGGGAAGCCAATATGCCAGAGCCTAAGAGAGGCAGCTGTTGTCTGTAGTACAGCTTGTTTCGCCACCCGCGCAGAATATGGTAGAATGGACCATACGCTTGAGAGATTTGAGACGATCTATTGAATACAGGAGGGAACTATGGAACTCATAAATCCGGCTGAAGTTCAGCAAATGATCGATACAATGAAGAATCAGGATTTATATATTCATCTTGAAATGACGACAGGGGCATATGCGGCTCATTATGATAGCTCGAAGCATCCTGCCGCCAATTTCATCACGAACGCAGTCATCCGATACGAGCACGGCTCTATATCGGGGAACGGCCCTTACCGGGTCGGATTAAAGATGAGCCATGGCTGGGTTTACACCGAAGGACTGACGCATTTCGAGCAATCCGATACGGATCGGCTGATCATGGCAGGCCATGACAGTCAAGGGAAGCTGGTTGTCGCACTGCAGCTTAGTCGGGAACCTTTTTAAATACAGAGAGGAGCTGAGGAGAATGGGGCAAAACATACTGGTTATCCTGCCGCATCCGGATGATGAAGCGTTCGGCTTATCCGGGACGCTGGCTAAATATATCGTAGAAGGCGCGCATGTCACCTATGCATGTCTGACACTCGGCGAGATGGGCCGCAATATGGGCATTCCGCCGTTTGCCAACCGCATTACACTGCCGAGCATTCGCAAAGCCGAGCTGGAGGAATCCTGCAAGGCCATCGGCATCCAGGATTTGAGGCTGATGGGCTTCCACGATAAAACGATTGAATTCGAGGATCAAGATAAACTGGATGGCGTTATTGCATCTTTGCTTGAGGAAATTAAGCCTTCCCTTGTCTTCACGTTCTATCCCGGTTACAGCGTACACCCTGACCACGATGCAACCGGCGCTGCAGTCACGCGTACCATTGAGCGGATGCCGGCGGAGGAGAGACCGGCTGTACACTGTCTGGCCTTCTCAAGGAATTGCGAAGAGGAGCTCGGCAAGCCGGACGTTGTTCATGATGTATCCATGTTTATTGTGCAGAAGATGAACTCGATTCAGGCTCATCGCTCGCAGTTCCAGGCGGCGGAGCTGCTTGGCAAGAAGCAGCTGAAGACAAAGGAAATCGAACAGCGTTTTGGAACCGAGCGCTTCTGGACATATACATTTGCTTAAGAGGTCTGACACCATTGCTTAAGAGCTACTGACTGTATTGGTACGAGTGGAGATCCCGGCATCTTACGTTTGTCGTGCTTGGATCCGGTAGTATGTACGTCTTGAGATAACAACTGCTCCTATGATCAATAGTTAAACACTAATAACCGCTCTTCTGAGAGTTGGCTGCTCTTCGCTGCCCTTCCTCTCAAAAGGAGCGGTTTCTTTGCATTTATCAAAACTTGTCCGTTCGAATGCGTATGTACTCTCTTATCTGGATGCACTCTACTCACGCATGCTGAATGATGAGCAGGGCACTCCCTTCCAATGCTGCACGGGCAGGGCACTTGTTCCTATGCCCGATTCCCGCAATGATCGCATCGAGTTCCCTGACGATTTTTTTAATTGCTAAGTTCGCGGCTAGGGGGTTGGAATTGACAGCGGATATAATGTCCCCTGCATGCAAAAAGATGTTTTGCCGGTTTCCTCCGATACGACCAGGACGAGCGCATCACACAGTTCGGTTAAACCGATAGCCGCCCGATGTCGGGTTCCCAGCTTCCGTTCCCCGTAGGTTCGGCCAGTTAGCGGCAATACATTGGCAGCCGAGATAATCATATCCTGCCGAACAAGAACGGCCCCGTCGTGAAGAGGGCTGCCTTGAATGAAGATGGACTCGAGCAGCGGGCTTGTGATTTCGGCAGACAACGATATTCCCGGAGTGATAAAAGACTCCAGCAAATCCTCTCGTTGAATTACGATCAGCGCACCCATCTTCTTCTGGCTTAAGTGATAGATCGAGGTCGCGATCTCTTTATATTTTTTCGTAAAAGGATAGAGAAAACAGTTCAAATAATAGGTGGAGGAGAGGGCTTCGGCCTCCAGAAATTTGGATCTGACATGATCCAAATCATTGAGCAGGCAGGTTTGATCCTGATCCAGCTTCTCAATGATTTGACGGATCTGCTGCTCGATCTCGATGAGATGCTCTTCAAGCTTATGCTTCAGTGGGGCAAAATTACAATGTTCCTTGCTTGACTCCATGCATTTCCCTCCTTATCCTTAGGTATCTTTACCATTCCCCCATCCGTATATTCTTCGGGCTAGGGCTGCTCCTCACAAGCCACACTCCATGTGGACAATGTCCCGTGCAAACATAGGCAAACACAGCACAATGCGAATACAGGTCGATGTACCAACCGGTCCATGTAATAACCGCTCCAAGGAAGCACTGCTCCAAACAGACACCACCTAATGTAAACATTGCGTCATGATGAACCGTTCCCAGTAATGACCACCAACTCCTTCAAATGGTGAGCATCGAGGCCTTTATATCCCGAACTTATTGATTTATCAGCAGATCTGATAACTGCTATAAGAACATTCGAATTGACCGTTCCCCTTAGCTATGATAGGTTCAGAGGAGTAATAAAATTAATTGTATCGTATTAGTAGGAATTAAAATCGGATGCTTTTGCGAGGTGGATATTGTTGGAACTTCAAGTAACGAACAGCCCTTTCAACCAGGAGCAGGTTGATCTGTTGAACCGTTTGCTGCCGACATTGACGGAAGCGCAGAGAACCTGGCTCAGCGGCTATATTACAGCTCTCCAAAGTACGGCAGCAGCACTGGCTATTCCTGCTGCTGCAGCGCAAGCGACGGTCTCGGTCAGCGCGGCTTCTGCGCCGAAGGAAATCACCGTACTATTTGGCTCTCAGACCGGCAACTGTCATGGATTGGCGAAGAAGCTCACCAAGAAGCTCGAGGAGAGCGGGATGAAGGTCACGCTGTCATCCATGAGCGACTTCAAACCGAACAATCTAAAGAAGCTGCAGCATCTCCTCATTCTCGTGAGTACGCACGGAGAGGGAGAACCGCCGGATAATGCGATACCTTTCTACGAATTCCTCCACAGCAAGCGGGCGCCGCAATTGGACGGTTTGCAGTATTCCGTGTTGGCGCTGGGAGATACCTCGTATGAGTTTTTCTGTCAGACCGGAAAGGATTTTGACAAGCGGCTCGAAGAATTGGGCGGACAACGGCTGGCGCCGAGAGTGGACTGCGACGTAGATTTTGATGAACCGGCATCCGAGTGGATGGCTCAAGTTCTTCAATCCCTGAATCAGTCCAGCGGGCTTGCGGCTGCTTCCGGTGAAGCTGCTGCGCTAGCTCTGAGCGAGAGTACGGAATCGGAATATTCGAGAAGCAATCCGTTTCAAGCTGAAGTGCTGGAGAACCTGAACTTGAACGGCCGGGGTTCGCAGCGGGAGACCCGCCATATCGAAATATCCCTGGAAGGCTCCAGCCTCCAATATGAACCGGGGGACAGCCTGGGGATCTACCCGGAAAATCATCCGGTGCTGGTGGATGAGCTGATTTCGGCCATGGGATGGAATGCGGACGAAGAGGTTGTGGTTAACAAGAACGGCGAGGTGCGCAAGCTTCGCGATGCCCTGCTGCGTCATTATGAGATTACCGTGCTGACTAAGCCTTTGATTGAACAAGTGGCGAAGCTGACGGGCCATGAAGGGCTGAAGGGCCTGCTCGAGCCAGGCCACGAACAGGAGCTGCGAAATTACATTCAAGAACGCGACCTGCTGGATCTGGTTCAGGACTACGGACTGCGGGAAGTGCCTGCGCGTGATTTTGTAGGGGTGCTGCGCAAAATTCCGGCACGCCTGTACTCGATTTCGAGCAGTCCGAAGGCATATCCGGACGAGGTTCATATTACGGTCCGATCCGTCCGTTATGAGGCGCATGGACGGAACCGTTACGGCGTTTGCTCGGTTCAATTAGCCGAGCGGCTGGAAGCCGGCGATTTGCTGCCGGTGTATATTCAGCATAACCCGAACTTCAAGCTGCCGGCGGATCCGGATACACCGATTATTATGATCGGACCGGGTACGGGCGTTGCTCCGTTCCGGGCATTCCTTGGGGAACGCGAGGAGACCGGCGCCTCCGGGAAATCATGGCTGTTTTATGGGGATCAGCATTTCGCAACGGACTTCCTGTACCAGATCGAGTGGCAGCGCTGGCTGAAGGAAGGAGTGCTGACCCGGATGGACGTCGCCTTTTCCCGAGATACCGAGGAGAAGGTATATGTGCAGCACCGCATGCTGGAGAACAGCAAAGAGCTATATCAGTGGCTGCAAGAGGGAGCCTGCGTCTATGTATGCGGAGATGAGAAGAAGATGGCTCATGACGTGCATGCCGCGCTTGGCACCATTCTGGAGCAGGAAGGCGGTTTAAGCCCGGAAGAGGCCACGGAATACCTTACCCTTATGCAGCAACAGAAACGTTATCAGCGGGACGTCTATTAAATCTTGAACGGATTCCCGTGATTGCGAGAGGAGAGCAGGGACATGTCTGACAATAATTTATTATCACCGAATAGTGCACCGCATAGCGATGTAGAAGATATTAAGCGCCGAAGCAACTATCTGCGAGGCAGTCTGGTCGAGACGCTTCAGGACCGTATCACGGGCTCCATCCCGGAGGATGATAACCGGCTCATGAAGTTCCACGGCAGCTACATGCAGGATGATCGGGATTTGCGGAATGAGCGCCATAAGCAAAAGCTCGAGCCTGCCTATCAATTCATGCTTCGCGTTAGGGCCGCCGGAGGCGTGGTGACGCCGGAGCAATGGCTGATGATGGATCGGGTCGCCCGGAAGTATGCCAACGGGACGATCCGGCTGACTACCCGCCAATCGTTCCAGCTTCACGGCGTGCTTAAGTGGAATATGAAAAGCACAATCCAGGAAGTAAACGCTGCGATGCTGAGCACGCTGGCTGCATGCGGTGACGTGAACCGGAACGTCATGCTGAATCCGAATCCATATCAATCCGAGGTTCACTCGGAGGTCTACGAATGGGCTCGCAAGATCAGCAACCATCTGGACCCCCGCACGCGGGCATATCACGAAATTTGGCTCGATGGGGAAAAGGTCGTCGACAGCCGCGAGGATGAAGAGCAGGAGCCGATTTACGGCAAAGTCTATTTGCCGCGTAAATTCAAGATTGGCATCGCCGTTCCGCCTTCGAACGACGTCGACGTGTTCTCGCAGGATCTGGGGTTGATCGCGATTGTGGAAGACGGGAAGCTCCAGGGCTTCAATGTAACGGTTGGCGGCGGCATGGGAATGTCGCACGGGGACCCGCTGACTTATCCGCAGGTCGGAAAGCTGATCGGCTTCTGTAAACCGGAGCAGGTTATCGATGTTGCGGAGAAGACGGTCACGATTCAGAGGGATTACGGCGATCGGGCCGTGCGAAAGCATGCCAGATTCAAGTATACCATCGATGACCGCGGAATCGGCTGGTTCGTAGGCGAGCTGAGCAGCCGGCTCGGCTGGGAGCTGGAGGAGGCGCGTCCGTTCCATTTTGACCATAACGGTGACCGCTATGGCTGGGTTAAAGGCAGCAATGGACGTTGGCACTACACCCTCTTTATCCAGAACGGCCGGGTGAAGGACGAACCGGATTATTTGCTGATGACAGGTTTGCGGGAAATTGCCAACATTCATAACGGCGATTTCCGTCTTACGGCGAACCAGAATCTGATCATTGCCAATGTCAGCAGCCATAAGAAGAAAAAGATCGAGGATCTCATCCAAACCTACGGACTGACGGACGGCAAGCACGGCTCTTCGCTCCGCCGAAATTCCATGGCCTGCGTGGCTCTGCCAACCTGCGGCCTCGCAATGGCGGAGTCCGAACGCTATCTGCCTTCGCTGCTGGATAAAATCGAACCGATGCTTGCGGAGCACGGACTGCAAGAAGAGGATATCGTCATTCGCATGACCGGGTGCCCGAACGGCTGTGCACGACCGATGCTTGCGGAGATTGCATTCATCGGCAAAGCACCTGGCAAATACAATATGTACTTGGGCGGAGGCTTTTCCGGTCATCGTCTGAACAAGCTGTATAAAGAGAACATCGGGGAAGCGGAAATATTGGATTCCCTTCGTCCGATCATTGCCCATTATGCCAAAGAGCGGCACGATGGCGAGCATTTCGGCGATTTTGTCATTCGGGCAGGCTATGTGCAGGAGGTACTGGACGGCCGGCAGTTCCACGCATAATCCGTTGAGAAAAATAGGAAGAGCCTCACCCTTCTGAGCAGGGTGAGGCTTATTAATTATTTCGGTTAGGGCTGCCCTTGGAAACCGCGTTTCGTTTCAATAACGGAACCAAGAATAAGGCGCCAAGAAGGAATAGAATACAGCTGATCGAGTAGACGGCAACCAAGGAGAAGACTCCCTTCAACGTACCGCCCAGCGACATGCCGATGACCATCATGCCCATGAACATAGGCGTGAGAATGCCGCCTACCCGGCCGATAAAAGAGCTTTCGGTATTTTTCAGGATCAGCGTATTGATGCCGATGTGGATGCACGGGTAGAAAAAACCGTTCACGACTTGAAGCAGCAGCGTTAGCGGGATATTGGTAGAAAAGCCGATCCCCATTGTTCCAATGGCGCTGACGGCAAGCCCAGCGGCCAGTAAAGCTTGAGGGGAGACCTTCTTCGCCAACCACATAACGAATCCGCCGCCCACGAGCATAGCTGCACCATTCGCCGTCAGCAGCCATTGAAGAAACGCTTTGTCCTTCCCCAGATTCTCGATCGTGACGAACAGCAATAAGGGCTGGATCAGGCCTGCCGCCAGCCCGGCGGCAGTAAACGCCGCGCCAAGAGATCGCAAAGCGGGCCGATTCCAGACATAACGAAACCCTTCCGTCAACTCGCGTTTAAAATCTGGTTTATGAGCTGGCTGAGCGCTCTTCTCGTCTCTTGGCAGACGGGACAGAAACAGCGCGGATCCGCTGAATAACGCGCCCGTAACGACCAGTGATATTTCGATGCCGTACCGTTGGTAGACGAATGCCCCAGCGATCGGACCGATGACCATAAAGAAAGCAACCAATGATTGGAACATCGCCATCAACGATTGAAGCTGCTCCTCCGGTACATGACGTTTAAACAGCTTCATCGTGGAGGGCTGCGAGAATTGGGAGACGATAGCTGAGAAAAAGGTTAGTCCAAGCAAAGCCTGCCATGATCCGAAGTGAACGGCGATCAATACGAGAAATACGGAAAGGGCGGACAGCATATCAGCCCCGAGCATCGTTCGTTTGGGCTGCCAGCGGTCGGCAAACGTTCCCCCGATAATCGCAAAGAGGAAGATTGGCGCATATTCCGCTACGGATATCAGCGACACGTACAGCGGGTCATTTTGGGTCAAATCCGTGACGTATAGCAATATCGCGAAGTTACGGACCCAAATGCCCAGGTTGAGAAACACCCGCGACAGCATAATGACGCGGACATAGGGATTGTTAAACACGGAATTAGGGCTCCTTTCTAAGGCTATCGTATAAATCAAGCTAAATACGTAATCAAACAAACGAATGCGCAAAACGATGTTCATTACATAGACATAATAATAAAATGTCTATAAAATAACAAGTGTTTATTTTTCCGTGTTTATGATGCTGCAGAGGAATAGGCGTATGCTTCGGCATATTATCGTTCGTGCAGGCTATGTGCAGGAGGTACTGGACGGCCTGCAGCTTCACGCCTAAACGTACAGGTAGACGAAATAAGAGCCACTCCCTTGATGATAGGGGTGGCTCTTTGATTTATGTCTGTTTACAGGGCCGTGCTCAAGCCGGGATCCTTGAAATAATCCAACAAGAACTCGCGAAACGTGCTGGCGGCCAGAGACAGATATTGTTTGTTATGCCAGACCAGCCGGTAATCTCGCCTGCACTGCGGTTCCGTGATCGGAATCAGCGTAAGCCTACTGTCTTGAGCGCTTCTGCATCCGTACAAGGCGACTCCGATCCCCGCCCGAACCAGGCTGGCAACCGCCGGCGGCTCATCCACCCTGCATACATACTTTGGACGGATTCCCGCTTCTCGAAAGTACTGATCATACATCTTTTGAAAAATAAAATCTTCTTTATAACCGATAAACGATTCCCCGCTAAGCTCGGACAACCGGACACTCGTTCGATCCGACAGCCGGTGCCCCGCCGGTACCGCTAAATAGATGTCTTCGCTCAGCACGGTAACCTGGGACAAAAAGGGCTGCTCCAGGGCTATTGCAGTAAAGCACATATCGGCCCGCCCGTCTTCCACCAGTTGGATCATTTCATCCGGACTGACCTGGGAGATCTTGAAGTTCACGTCAGGATATCGTTCAATAAATCGGCTGAGCGGATCGGACAGCAGGTCGAGCGTAGAGGTTGCCAAGTGGATGCTTCCTTGCTCGAGACCTGCCAGCTCCAGAACCTCCTTCTGACCTTCCTCAAGCAGCCGCAGTGCGCGATCCACCTTGTCTAAATATAGTTTACCGAATGCATTTAATCGAATCCGTCCGCCGTAACGATCAAAAAGAGGGACGCCGACATCGGCTTCCAGCCTTGCAATCGTCTTGCTAAGAGCAGGCTGAGCGATGTGCAGCTCCTGTGAGGCTCTCGTCATATGTTCCATTTTGGCGACTGTCTGAAAATAACGCAGCTGGAGCAGTTCCATCTTCATCCCCCTATATACTGAAGTATATGATCAACATGTTAGGATATATATTTCAGTTTATTCCAGAAGCCATATAAAATACAAGTGAAACAGAGTTATTCCTCTATTTATCGGGGATTCCATTTAAGTCAGGAGTGGTATGCATGGAGAAACGGTCAATCAAGTCACCCACGGACCGCCTCATGGTCTTAGTGGCCCTCACCCTTGCCGTTACGGTTATGAATGCAACGATGTTCAACATTGTGCTTCCAGAGATCCGGCATGAATTCAAGCTAAGCATGTCAGAGGTCAGTTGGGTGAGCACCACATATTTGCTGGTGTTTGCGGTCGGCAGCGTAGTGTACGGCAAACTCGCAGATGCTTGCCGGTTAAAATCCCTGATTACGTTTGGATTCATTACCTTTGCGGCGGGCTCGCTGGTCGGGATGCTGTCGGTATCCTATGGCATGGTCATTGCCGGGCGGATGCTGCAAGCCGCAGGCGCGGCTGTAATCCCTGCTGTATCAGGAATAATCCCTGTTCGTTATGTTCCATCATCCACGAGGGGGAGAGCCCTGGGGATTACGATGACGGGCGGCGCTGTCGGCAGCGCCGCAGGCCCCGCGTTGGCAGCCCTGCTGTCGAGCGTTGTGCATTGGCGGCTATTGTTCCTGCTGCCTGTGCTGACCCTGCTGTTATTGCCGCTTTACTACAAATATTTACAGGATGATCGGCAAGGCCGCAAGGTAAGGATGGATTGGCTTGGAGGAGGATTGCTTGCCGGGACGATTGCCATGCTCCTGCTGTTCGTAACGTCGGTTGCACCATGGACATTCATTGGCTTCGTGTTGCTTATGGCGGCTCTGCTCCTGAGAATAACGAGAGCTGAAGAACCTTTTATCAGTCCCCGGCTTTTTTCGAATAGGCGTTATGCGCTGGGCCTGGGTATTGTCTTTATGACAACCGGCATCGGCTACTCGCTGGCATTTCTGACACCGACCCTGCTGTCCGAATTGCATGGGATGGGAGACGGCAGGGCCGGTTGGGTGCTGGTACCCGCTGCCGTCCTCGCAGCGTTTTTAAGCAAGACGGGAGGGCGCACGGCGGATCGCAAGGGCAACAGCTTTCTGTTTTTCTTAGCATCGACGCTATACATGATCTGCTTCTTGATGATGTCTTCATTTTCAATGGGTGCGCAGATTTTCATCGCCTTGTTCCTAATCTTTGGTACGGTAGGCCAGGCGTTCATGTCGATCTCGCTTACCAAAACCGTATCGCTGGCCCTACCGAAGGATCAAAGCGGTGTTGGCCTGGGGCTGATGTCGATGCTGAATTTTGTTTCAGGGGCTGTTTTTGCCAGCCTGTACGGAAGAATGGTGGACCAAGGAATCGGTTCCGCCTGGAACCCTTTGATGGGAGAGAAAGGCGATGAAGCCGATACCTTCAGCAACATTTATTTGCTGCTGGCCGTGTTGATGATGGCGGTCGTCATGATCTATGCTGCAGGGTTCATGCGGCGGTCGAAGAAGCTTCAGAATGCTTCCTCTACAGGGTGAAAGTCCAGGTGCGGAAAGGGCGAAGGAAGCTATGTCTGTCAAAATTGATTTCGTATAAAGGAGAGGTTATATATGAAAGCCATGGCTGTATCCACTTTCGGTCCTCCGGAAGTCTTAACCCTGATGGAAATGGAG from Paenibacillus ihbetae includes:
- a CDS encoding LysR family transcriptional regulator → MELLQLRYFQTVAKMEHMTRASQELHIAQPALSKTIARLEADVGVPLFDRYGGRIRLNAFGKLYLDKVDRALRLLEEGQKEVLELAGLEQGSIHLATSTLDLLSDPLSRFIERYPDVNFKISQVSPDEMIQLVEDGRADMCFTAIALEQPFLSQVTVLSEDIYLAVPAGHRLSDRTSVRLSELSGESFIGYKEDFIFQKMYDQYFREAGIRPKYVCRVDEPPAVASLVRAGIGVALYGCRSAQDSRLTLIPITEPQCRRDYRLVWHNKQYLSLAASTFREFLLDYFKDPGLSTAL
- a CDS encoding MFS transporter encodes the protein MEKRSIKSPTDRLMVLVALTLAVTVMNATMFNIVLPEIRHEFKLSMSEVSWVSTTYLLVFAVGSVVYGKLADACRLKSLITFGFITFAAGSLVGMLSVSYGMVIAGRMLQAAGAAVIPAVSGIIPVRYVPSSTRGRALGITMTGGAVGSAAGPALAALLSSVVHWRLLFLLPVLTLLLLPLYYKYLQDDRQGRKVRMDWLGGGLLAGTIAMLLLFVTSVAPWTFIGFVLLMAALLLRITRAEEPFISPRLFSNRRYALGLGIVFMTTGIGYSLAFLTPTLLSELHGMGDGRAGWVLVPAAVLAAFLSKTGGRTADRKGNSFLFFLASTLYMICFLMMSSFSMGAQIFIALFLIFGTVGQAFMSISLTKTVSLALPKDQSGVGLGLMSMLNFVSGAVFASLYGRMVDQGIGSAWNPLMGEKGDEADTFSNIYLLLAVLMMAVVMIYAAGFMRRSKKLQNASSTG